From one Humulus lupulus chromosome 8, drHumLupu1.1, whole genome shotgun sequence genomic stretch:
- the LOC133796332 gene encoding plastidic ATP/ADP-transporter-like: MEAILQTKGLLSLPQNPRARVSVPSLGLKQRVFSTKPKPLGGISLSSNRFQKFPSFVSKNPGFGSKEKNLFICKAEAAAAAEDQPLFKEPEAPKILGVEITTLKKIIPLGLMFFCILFNYTILRDTKDVLVVTAKGSSAEIIPFLKTWVNLPMAIGFMLLYTKLSNVLSKKALFYTVILPFIAFFGAFGFVLYPLSNHIHPQALADQLLNTLGPRFLGPLAILRIWSFCLFYVMAELWGSVVISVLFWGFANQITTVDEAKKFYPLFGLGANIALIFSGRTVKYFSNMRAALGPGVDGWALSLKAMMSIVVGMGFTICFLYWWVNTYVPLPTRSRKKKEKPKMGTMESLKFLVSSKYIRDLATVVVAYGISINLVEVTWKSKLKAQFPSPNAYSSFMGDFSSATGVATFIMMLASQYIFEKYGWGVAAAITPTVLLLTGVGFFSLILFGAPLTPALAGLGMTPLLAAVYVGALQNIFSKSAKYSLFDPCKEMAYIPLDEDTKVKGKAAIDVVCNPLGKSGGALIQQFMILTFGSLASSTPYLGGILLVIVLAWLGAARSLDTQFTALRREEELEKEMERAAVKIPIVSQEDGNGSLSSGSALNPTAGDSSSSSSETSTPRNI; the protein is encoded by the exons ATGGAAGCTATTCTACAAACAAAGGGGCTTCTCTCCTTGCCCCAGAACCCCAGGGCAAGGGTTTCGGTCCCATCCCTCGGCTTAAAGCAGAGAGTTTTTTCAACTAAGCCTAAACCCCTTGGTGGGATTTCATTATCCTCAAATAGGTTCCAGAAATTTCCAAGCTTTGTCTCAAAAAATCCTGGGTTTGGCTCAAAAGAAAAAAACTTGTTCATCTGCAAGGCAGAGGCAGCTGCTGCAGCTGAGGACCAGCCTTTATTTAAGGAGCCTGAGGCTCCTAAGATATTGGGTGTTGAAATTACAACCCTCAAGAAGATTATACCACTTGGGTTGATGTTCTTTTGTATTCTTTTCAATTATACAATTCTTAGGGACACAAAAGATGTCCTGGTTGTGACAGCTAAAGGGAGTAGTGCGGAGATTATTCCATTTCTGAAGACTTGGGTGAATTTGCCCATGGCTATTGGGTTTATGTTGTTGTACACAAAGTTGTCTAATGTCTTGTCTAAGAAAGCTCTCTTTTATACTGTGATTCTTCCCTTTATCGCCTTCTTTGGGGCATTTGGGTTTGTTTTGTACCCTCTCAGCAATCATATCCACCCCCAGGCCTTAGCTGATCAGCTTCTCAACACCCTCGGTCCACGGTTCCTTGGTCCTCTTGCTATCCTTAGGATATGGAGTTTTTGTTTGTTCTATGTCATGGCTGAACTGTGGGGAAGTGTGGTAATTTCAGTGCTATTCTGGGGGTTCGCCAATCAg ATAACGACCGTTGACGAAGCAAAAAAGTTCTATCCTTTGTTCGGACTTGGGGCCAATATTGCTCTTATTTTCTCAGGCCGAACAGTGAagtatttctctaatatgagagCAGCTCTGGGTCCTGGAGTCGATGGCTGGGCTCTTTCTCTTAAAGCTATGATGAGTATCGTGGTAGGGATGGGGTTCACAATCTGTTTCTTGTACTGGTGGGTGAATACTTATGTCCCTCTCCCAACTCGTAGTAGGAAGAAGAAG GAGAAGCCGAAAATGGGGACAATGGAGAGTTTGAAATTTTTGGTGTCTTCAAAATACATTAGAGATCTCGCCACTGTAGTTGTTGCATATGGTATTAGTATCAACCTTGTTGAGGTTACATGGAAATCGAAGCTCAAAGCACAG TTCCCAAGCCCGAATGCGTACTCATCTTTCATGGGAGACTTTTCATCTGCAACTGGAGTAGCAACCTTCATAATGATGTTAGCAAGTCAATATATATTTGAGAAATATGGATGGGGAGTTGCTGCGGCTATCACACCAACAGTCCTGCTCTTGACCGGAGTTGGTTTCTTCTCTCTGATATTATTTGGTGCGCCACTCACACCAGCTCTTGCTGGTTTGGGGATGACTCCTCTTCTCGCAGCTGTTTACGTAGGTGCGCTGCAGAACATTTTCAGCAAAAGTGCCAAGTACAGCTTATTCGATCCATGCAAAGAAATGGCATACATTCCTTTAGATGAGGACACAAAG GTGAAAGGGAAGGCAGCCATTGATGTTGTGTGCAACCCATTGGGGAAGTCTGGTGGTGCATTGATCCAGCAATTTATGATTCTAACCTTTGGCTCACTTGCAAGTTCCACTCCTTACTTGGGAGGAATACTCCTTGTCATTGTTCTTGCTTGGCTGGGGGCTGCAAGGTCCTTAGACACCCAGTTCACAGCTCTGCGCCGGGAGGAAGAGCTTGAAAAGGAGATGGAGAGAGCGGCCGTTAAGATCCCAATTGTGTCTCAAGAAGACGGTAATGGTTCTCTGAGCAGTGGTTCAGCACTGAATCCAACCGCAGGCGATTCCAGCAGTAGCTCATCTGAGACCTCAACTCCTCGCAACATTTAA